The following DNA comes from Miscanthus floridulus cultivar M001 chromosome 5, ASM1932011v1, whole genome shotgun sequence.
TGCAGACTATAAAGATATGATCATTTAATTACTAATGCCTTGGGTATCAGACCTTTAAATGCTTTCTATAAAAGCAGGGTATTACCTCTGTCAAAGAAAAATACTACTGCCTTCGTCATGTCAAATTATGTGGTGTGTTTGATTCTGATGAAATGATACCTTGTCTTACATTGCAAGCCTATTCAATTAGCTAATGCACGTAACATACACGACATAGGCATCAAGCACAGTCAAATTCAACCATGTCCGGATAACTGCTTCAAGTTTTGTGGCAAGCCAGCAATACCTCGTTTTTCAGCCCGAATATATCAAAtcgcaaagtatgaaaccctagctGCGACCTCAGATCTAAGAGGAGACACCACATCTCACCTGAGTCAATTCTGGTAGCCACCGCCGACCGTGTTGTCGTCCTCCTCGACGGTGGTGTTGACGTATGGCACGGGGAAGTCCTTGGTGGGGTCGAACTGCTTGGTGGCCATGTAGCGCTCGAGTTCGGGCTTGCGGAGCAGGGTGCGCCGCACGGGCGGGCGGTTCCGGCGGCTGTCGCGGGTGAAGTACTTGATGTCGTAGACTGTCTCTGGATCGGATGTGGGCACGATGGCCTTGTCGCGGTCGTCGCGCACGGTGGCCGGGCACTTGACGCGGTACTCGAGCGCGTCAGGCAGCGCGCTGCGGTACTCGGGCGAGGCGCAGGGGCCCGTGATCTCCCACGGCTTCTTGAGGAACCTGCGGAGCCCCTGGAACAGCGATTTGCCAGCGCCGGCGGCCGACGAGGCGGCGGAGGCCATCGGGGTCAGTTCGGTGGTGAAATCCACGAAGAGGAGAGAGGGATGGGGAGATCGGCCGATACAGCGAGACAAGACAAGACGCTGGAAATGGCGATGGGCTCGGGTTTCTGTTGGGCGAGAACGTGGGCCGCACCAAACGGCAAAAGCTACGCGACCATTGCCGGGTCGGGGCGTGTCGAGCTGGCCCAGCCCATGCCGATCAAATTCCAGCAGAAAGGCAGGCCGGCACGGGAGCCCAGGAGCCGTCCCCACGCTCGGCAGCGATATACTCCGTAGAGTATTTATTCCCAGAATATTCCGTCAACGGCGCCGGAAACGTCTAAACGTACGCGTCTACTCCACCTTCGAGGAGTGGCAGACGGGTGGGCCCTATCGGAGCAGCGTGATGTTGTAGCCAGGGTAGGGTGGTTGTAGCTCGTAACCGTACGTCAATCTCATTGGTTGGGGCGGCCATTGATTTGGTTGGATTGTGTCTTCCGTTCCGTCAAGGGGAACGATGATGAAGAAGCGATGGCGTGACCGAAAGAAAAAGCGGGGTTGTGGGAGCGAGGAGAGAGCAGAGGCGCTCAGCACGGACCCACGGAGCGAGGTGCCGCGCGCCGTTTCGTCTTCTGCCCCGCTGAAACCGGAGCATAGcaagctcgctcgctcgctcccaTATACAGTGGGGAGACGGGAGGGGGACTCCAGGAGAGTGGAGCAAGAAGAGCGTGGGCAACAGGGGTAAAGACCGAGGGAGCACCGCTGCACCATGCGCCCTTCTCTCTGTAAGTGACCCTCTTCCCCTCGATTCGTCGGCCATCCTGATTTCTGAATGCTCGCTCGGCGCAGTGCCCACCGATCTGATAAACCTAGCGTGTGTATGCAAATTTCAGCAGTTCATTCCGCGTGCTTGTTTTTATCCTTGCGCGATCGCCTTATAATTGTAAGGCGGGGGCTGCATCTGCATTTGCGCTGAGCTAACTGTGGAATGGCCATTTTGTGAATGATCTGGCATGGTTTTTGTTGGTTCGTGATACCGAATAAGGCAGTGAAGGGTACTTTTGCAGGGTGCGAGTGTGATGTGGAATGAGCTTGCTCTGAGTTGCCTATCTGTTGCTATTCCGGTCTGTATCTGGTATGCCTTTCTGAGGTGGATATGTCTGGATGAATGGGTAAAGCGTGAATTTAGCACCTTCTAGGTTGTTTAATAACGAAATTGCTGGGTTGGTTGTGCTAATTAGATAATGATACTACCTAGTTTCACACTACTGATGAACATATACTCTGATGTGTTCAGACTTGTTCAGTTGTTCTGATTTCATATCCTGCCTATGTAGAAATCCTAGATGAGTTGGCATGTTCCATTTTGAATCAATACTCCAACGATATTTGAAGACTTGATCTTGAGAGTTGTAACTTGTAACCCCTAGTAAACTATGGATGGAGGAGCATGACAGatacaaaaagaaagaaaactCCAAAATTAATGGAGGGGAGAggattttctttctttctttttgaacTGCAAAGGAATCTGACATTGACTAAGGTTCCAAAGCACAAACATGCGTATCCTTGCATCCACGTGCAGAAGAAGTACAAAACAAAGGCAGTGGCAGCTAGATTTATTCTTTCTTCTGTATTTTATATCGTGGTTCTCTCCATATAATTGACATTCTTGCATATTCTATCCATGTTGCTGCAACATGAATATCTTAAAAGATCTCCATGATAGAATCTTAATGTGCACCTGATGCCACATTTGTCTTaatgtatcttcatttgacagCCTTGATCATATGTTCTAGGGTGGAAAtcctacaacaacaaaaaaaaaactaatcccAAGCCATGGAGATGGCATGTAATCGGGCTGTTTTAATTATTAATACAATGGCATGCAGTTCTACTGCATGTTTGAGAAAAGAAATTGACATCCCTGATGCAATGCGTATTTGAACCATGACTAATGTTTCTGGATTGCATATGGCCTTAATCTATGTTGTAGCTAATAGTATACTTATCTCTAATTTATCTGCATCGATGTCCCTGGCAGATTGTGCACCTCTTTTTCTTCTGCTACTATTACATTTGGCATTTGCTAGGCCTCTCTTTCCTCTACCGAGTAAGACGAAGAATGAAGAGAAGAAACCCATACAGACGTTTCGACCATATAACATTGCTCATCGTGGCTCAAATGGGGAAATTCCCGAGGAAACAGCTGCTGCATACCTGGTACTGCTCAGAAAATTGCGAGCACTATTGATCTGTAGCAGAATTCTATATTTCTATCTTGCCAAGGGAATAAGATGTTTTTGTGAAGCTGATGCACCTAAATGCTAGCTTTCAGATTATCAGATATCGATTAATGCAAAGGACTATTGAATTCACATATCACAAGTTTATAATTTTTCTAGCATGTGGACAATAAGGTATTCTAAATTGGAAAATCACATTTAACCAAAAGAAATCCTATTGTAGAGAGCTATTGAAGAAGGGGCAGATTTTATAGAGTCTGACATCCTTGCTAGCAAAGATGGGGCCTTGATTTGTTTTCATGACGTAACACTGGACGATACAACTGATGTTGCCAGGCGTAAGGAATTTGCAAATCGAAGAAGAACCTATGAAGTGGAGTGGTTTAATGTTACTGGATGGTTTGTAGGTTTGTATCTTACAACCAACCCTGATTTCTTCACTCCTTTTGTTATTACCGTTAATTTACATATCTGCTACATGAAATATAGTTAAGCAACAAGTAAATAACAGTGCATCCCTGCTGCGTTTTCTTGACTCTAATTCAGGAATTTATTACATGCTCATGTATACTGGAACACTATTTACATATAATATATTGA
Coding sequences within:
- the LOC136453293 gene encoding uncharacterized protein; amino-acid sequence: MASAASSAAGAGKSLFQGLRRFLKKPWEITGPCASPEYRSALPDALEYRVKCPATVRDDRDKAIVPTSDPETVYDIKYFTRDSRRNRPPVRRTLLRKPELERYMATKQFDPTKDFPVPYVNTTVEEDDNTVGGGYQN